The genomic region CGCCCTTCGATGTGCTGGATGACGTGCATCACCTTCAGCACCACGCAGGCGATGCGGCGGTGACGGGGGGAGCCCTTCGCGCCGGAGGCCAGGAGGAACAGGTCGTGAATCTCCCCCGGCTGCGCCACCGCGTCCGCGACGCGGTAGTTGTACGTCTTGCGCAGGTACTCCACCGCCTCCGCCAGCACCCCACGGGCCCAGGCGTCGTCGTAGGGCCGGGACACGTCGAGTTGGACGAGGCGCAGGAAGCGGTCCACCTCGTCCCGCGTCTGGAAGTGCATCCGCCGCCAGTCGATGACCGAGCCACCACGGAGGATGAGGCGGATGCGCTCAAGCTCGCGCAGGCCCATCTCCTCCACCGAGCGGATGGGGATGTCGGGCAGGACGGGGGTGAGCGAGGGGGGCTTCACGTTAGAGGCTTCCTAGCCGAGCCGCCCCAGTCGGGAAAGCCCTCCGGAAAGCACGAAGGCCCTTTCCCATGGGAGGAAAGGGCCCTCGTCACTGCCGAGCAGCCGGACGACTACTCGTTTGCCACCGCGCGGTTGTTCTCGTACCGAACCTGGCTGACGACCCGGCCATCCTCGGCCAGTTCCTTCACGAGGCCGTTCTTGCGGCCGTTCTGGTACTCCTCGATGAGGCGGGGCTTGCCGCTCGGGAAGTACATCACCCGCTGGCCATCCCAGCCACCGGACTTGAACTCCGCCGTGCTCCGCTTGTTGCCCGACTCATCGTAGAACGTCCAGACACCCACCTTGAGGCCGTCCGAGAACTGGCCCTGGGTCGCAAGCTTCCCATTGGGGTGGTACTCGACGTACGCGCCGTGCGCGAGCTGGGTCCCCGCCTTGGCGTTCGCCTTGACGCAGGTGAAGCCCTCGTCCTTGGTGCCGGCCTGTGCCGTGCCCGCCGGGCAGTTCAGCTTCGAAGCGGTGTCGCCTGCCATCGCCGCGGGAGCAGCAAGGGCCAGACCCAGGGTCAGCATTCGAATCAGTTTGGTAGACAGCATGGACTCTCCTTTTACAGACGCCGGGTTTCCCGCGCGCACCCTTCAGACGGTGGGGCGTTAGCGAAATTCACCGGTTCGGCCCAGGCAGTCCAGCGTCTCCTGCTCTGCGCTGGGACTGGGCACGCGCGGTACCTCCACAACAGCCGAGCCCCGCCCCTATTGACAGGGCGAGGCTCGGCTCCTCAGCTGCTCAGCCGTCTACTGGTAGTTGGACTGCTGGCAGACGAAATTGCCACCCGAGAAGTAGAAGCCGGCCGAATTCGTGGTGCTGCTGGCCCCGACGCACAGGCTGACGATGATGTCCGCCCGGTCACGGTTGGTCCCCGTCACGGTGTAATTGCCCGCGGAGCTGCTGATGGGCGCGTTCGAACGGCCACCATCCGTTTGGACATAGAAGAACTGGCTGAGCTCCGCCGAAGTCTGGGGGAACGCCGTGTTGGAGTACGCGGAGACGCGGATGCGAAGGCGCTTGGGCGCGCTGGCGGCACAGAAGCCGTCGGTCTGCGCGGACACGAGCTCGGTCTTGAAGATGATCGGGCCCGTCGTGCCCAGGTCGGATTTATTGGGGAACGCGGTGTAGTTCTGGCAGGTCGGGGCCGGAGGCGCCGAGCAGACGCTGTTCGTGCAAATCTGGCCGTAGGTGCAGGTGGAGCGCCCCTCGCCCGTGCAGGTGCCGCCCGTGGTGTCGTCCTCCTCGCACTGGCCGGAAGCCGTGTCGCAGACGCGGCCGGTGCCGCAGTCAGAGTCGTCGGCGCACTTGGTCACGCACACGTTGTCCAGGTCGGAGCAGACCATGTCGGTGCTGTCAGAGTCCGTGCCGCCATTGCAGAGGACGTCCGTGGAGCACTGGCAGATACGGGTGGTGGCGTCCGGGCCCGTGCCACCGAGCGCGGCGCAGGTCTTCGCCGTGTCGGGACAGTCGGAGCCGCTCTCGCACGTCGTCACACAGACGTTGGCGGTGGGGTGGCAGATCTCCGTGCCAGCGCAATCGTCGTTGGTGGTGCAGGTGTCGGAACCGCCCTCCTCGTCACCGCAACCAACCATGAAACCGCTCATCGCGCCGAGCGCCGTGAGCACCAGCATCATCTTGCGAAGCTGCATGTTGAGCCTTCCTTCTGAGTGGGAACGTCGCTCGGGGCCTCCGGCCACTGACATCAGGCCCCGACGTCCAATGGAAGCGGGCAGGCTTTAGTCCTGCCTGTCCTGACGTGTCAACGAGTGTCGACAAGGCTCTCGACGCACCCGCCCAGAGGAAATTCAGCACTCCCGATAGCGGACAGTCCAAACGGAAACGGGCGTGACGCACACGTCACGCCCGTCACACACACCTACCGCTTCCCAGCAACTCAGAAGGTGAAAGGGAAGTCGATGGGATCGCCCTGCTTCTTGTGGCGGGGGAACGTCCAGCTCTTGATGAGCCCGGAGATGCAGCTCGCCATGTAGGTGGAGCGGAACTCGTCCGTCCGGCAGGAGACGGCCGTCGTCTTGCCGCTGGTCTGGATGGACCAGCGCATCACCAGCTTCCCGCTCAGCGCCGGGTCCTTCTTCTTCTGCTCGTTCACGCACTTGATGATGGCCGGCTTGTTGGCCAGCACCACCGCCATGACGTCGGACGTCTGCAGGCGCTCCGGCGTGGAGCCGCCGGGCTCGGGCGGCACGTACGCGGTGGGCCGCGCCTCGGGCTGCTTCGGCTCCGGCTTCGACTTCTTCGTGCCGAACAGCTCGTCGAAGTCGTCGTCACCGTCGCTCGAGGAGGACGGACGCTCCGCGCGCGTGGGCTGTCGCTCCTCGGGCTCCTCACGACGCGCGGAGGCCGTCGAGGTGGAAGGCTTGCGGGCCGTCCCGACGCGCTCCGCCTTCGCCACCACCGTCTCCGCGGGCGGAGTCGCAGCGACTGGAGCCGCCGCGGGAGGCGGAGTCGCCGCGGCCGGAGCCGCCGCCACCACCGCCGGGGCCGCCGCAGGCACGGTGCCCGTGGGCGCCGCGGTGCCCGTGGCCGGAGCCACCGCCACCGTACCGCCCGCAACAGGAGCCGGCGCGGGGGTGGCCGGAGCCGGAGTCGCGGCAGCCGGCGCCGCCTGTGCCACGCCCGCGGGAGGCGGAGGCATGGGCGGCAGGCTCGGGTTCGCCGTCGCGGGGGTGGGCTGGGCCGCCGCCACTGGAGTGCCCGCGGGCACCTCGGTGCGGTTGCCGTTGTTCATGAAGAAGACCACCGCGCCACCGGCGACGATGAGCAGGCCCACCAGGGCGCCCACCAGGGCGCCCATCTTGTTCTTGCCCCCGCCCTGCGCGCCGCCAGGAGGCGGATACGCGGGCGAATAGCCCTGCTGCGGATACTGCGCGGCCATGGGCTGCTGCGCATAGGGCGCGGGCTGCGCGTAGTGCTGCTGCTGCATGGGCTGCTGCCCGTACGGCGCCTGCTGCTGCCCGTAGGGCATGGGCCCGGCCCCGGGAGACATCTGCGCGCCCATGGCGTCCGCGCCGCGCAGGGACGGCGAGGACACCGGCTCCGGCGGAGGCATGGGAACGTCGAGCAGCCGGGACTGGGAGACGGGCTCCCGGCCCAGCGGAGGCGCGGGCGTCGGCGGCGGCTTGGCGAGCGCGTCGTTCTCCTCCTTCACCAGCGAGGCCAGCACACTGGCCGCGGACGGCTTCCAGCCCACCGGCTCTTCGGAGGAAGCGGCCAGCACGCCGTCAGCACGCGACGCCTTGCCCGCGCTGAAGGCGGACTGCACCGGGCCCGAGGACACCGTGGGCGACGAGCCGGACACCGGCTCGGGCGCAACGATGACGGGCTTGGACGGACGCGGCGCCAGCACGGAGGCCAGTTCGGAAGTCTCGGACAGCGGAATCCAGTCACTGAAGCCCGAGCGCCAGCACAGGCTGTCCGGCCCCACCTCGCCGCGGTCCCACAGGTCCTTCACCTTCTCGACGGTGAACGGGCCCACCTGCTTCTCGTCGATGGCGACGTACCACTCGTGCGCGGCGGCGTTGGACTTCGCGTCCTCCTTCGCCGGCTCGGCCTCGGCCTCGGCCAGCTTGCGCACGCTCTCCGTGGTGGCGTCACGGGCCGCGGCCTCGCCGGCCGCCTCGCCCGCCGGAATCTTGTGCGTGCCCGAGCTGAGCACCTGGTCGAAGACGGCGCCAATCTCGTCCTCTTCCCAGTCCGTGAAGAGGCCGCCCTCGGGCGGAGTGCCGAGCGATGCGGGCATGGTGGCGGCCGACGACTCCGCCTCCTTGCCGGCGCCATTCTGGGTGGGAGGTGAAGAAGTCGCGGACTCCGGCGCGGAGTCCTTCGCGGCCGATGCGCCCGCGGGGCGCACGGTGATGGTGTGGCCGCACTTCTTGCAACGAACCTTGACCCCCTTGGGGCCAACTTTGTCGTCGCTAATCATGTACTGCGCGCGGCAGCTGTCGCAGACGAAACGCATCTTTTCCGTAAGCCTCGGAAATGACGGGAGAAATCCCGCATGAATCGTAGAAGTGCCCACCGGAGGGGTCAAGAATGGGTACCACGCCCGCCCGGCTGCTAATCAACGCGTGAACCCTTCCCCGGGTTCTGTCGCTACTTGCGCACCTGCACCTCCACGTGGGTGCCGACAGCGACGCGCAGTTCGTGCAGGTCTTCGGAGGTGGCGAACACGAGCAGCTCCCGGAGCTTGGTGCGCACGGGGACGCGGAAGGCGGACCCCGTCTCACCCTGCACCATGCGGCGCACCGGCTCCATCTCCCCCGCGGCGAAGAGTCCCGCGCGAGCGGCCGTCAGCTCAGCGCCCTCCAGGTACTGGCGGACGGCCTGGGGGGTGGCCGTGGGCAGCCAGGCCCGGGCCGCCTTGGCCAGCGCCGCGCGGTCCGGCTCGTTGAGGCTCTTCTCCAGCAGGCGCCGCTCGGGCTCCACCAGGTGCTGCGCCTCGGCGATGCGCACATTGCCCACCACGAGGCTGAGGGCCGCCTGGAGGATGGCCTCCAGCCGCTCCACCGCCACGCGCTGGCTGAAGGCCAGCTCCGGACGGGCCAGCGCCAGGGTGCGGCCCAGGAGGTAGTACACCTCCTTCTGTCCCTGCTCCGCGAAGTACTTGCCACCCACGCGCACGCAGGCCGGGTGCGTCTGCAGGAGCTCCGTGTTGATGAGCGGCTCGGGAGCCGGCTCGTTGGAGCGCTTGGCCATGCGCTCGCGCGTGGCCACGAGGAAGGGCGAGTACAGTTCCACCGCGTCCATGCCCAGCATGCGCGCCACGTACCGGTAGTGGTGCACGTGGTACTCCTGCGCGCTGGCCACGTCGATGCGGTGCTTCTTCGGCACCAGCTGGTACTGCTGGTAGGGCACCGCGTACAGGTGGCCCGTCTTCGCGAAGAGCAGCCCCATCAGCTCGGCCAGCGGGCCGCGCGTCTTCGGGTGGAAGAGGTGGTTGTGCCAGAGCTGGTCGTTCAGCGGCCGCGGCTCGAGCGCTTCCTTCTTCTTCGCGTAGGGCCCCAGCTTGGTGAGGATTTCCTGCTCGTCCTCACCCGCCTCGCCCAGCAGGCCCGCCACCGCCTGCGCGGCCAGCCACGCCCCGTCGTAGTCCTTGCGCACCGCGCACAGCCGCACCAGCTGGCCGCACACCTTGCGCGGGTCCGTGGTGTTCGGCAGCGCGCGGCGCAGCGCCGCGATGGCCTCGTCCTCGCGGCCCGGAAGCTGCCCGGCGATGTCGGCGAAGGCCTCCTGCACCGTCGCGTCGTCGGGCAGGCCCTTGGCGGCCACGCCGTAGGCGGCCACCGCGCCCTCCGGATGCTTGAGCACCTGGAGGTACAGGTCGCCGAGCGCGCGCCACAGCGCCATGCGCGCCACGTGCGTCTCCGGCGTCTTGGGCAGCCGGCCCAGCATCTTCGTGTAGTTCTCCTCCAGCGGCTTCCACTGGCGCGCCGCGCCGAGCATCGCCTCCAGCGCGCTGAAGGCCTCCACGAAGCGCGGGTCCAGGTCCAGGGCCGCGTTGAAGGCCTGGGTGGCACCCTCCACGTCCTTCAGGTCATCCCGGCGCAGCTCGCCCAGCGCGAACCAGACGCGCTTGGCCTTGTGCGGCTCCATGCCCAGCGCGGGCAGCGCCAGCATCCGCGCCAGCACGTCCGCGGCCTTCTGGCCCTGACGCGTCTCGCGCAGCAGCACGTAGAGCTGGTCCATCACCTCGGGCGCGTCGGGCTGCGCCTTGAGGGCCGTGGTGAAGGCGTCGATGGCCATGTACGGGTCGTGCAGGTGGTCTCGAGCGATGCGGCCCAGGTCCAGCGCCACCTTCGCCTTCGCCTCCCCTTCCAGCTCGCTCACCAGTTGCTGACGCAGCTCGGCGGACTTCTCGTACTGGCCCGCCTTGTCCATCAGCACCACCAGCGCGCGCAGCGTCGGCTCGTGGCCCGGGTCGATGGCCAGCGCCTTCTCGAAGTGGTTCTGCGCGCGGTCCGCCTGGCCGAGCGCGGCGTGGATGTCGCCAATCTGCCAGTAGACCTCCACCACCTCCAGGTCCGTCAGCTCCTCGCGGTGGTGGATGAGGATGGTCTGGAAGACCTTGAGCGCGCCCTCGTAGCGGCGCGTCTGCACCAGGAGGTTGCCGTAGCCCTCCAGCGCGGGCAGGTACGTGGCATCCAGCTCGTAGGCCTTCTCGTAGCAGCTCAGGGCCTTGTCGCGACGGCCCAGCTTCTCCGCCACGTAGCCCAGGCGGTAGAGCTGGCGGCAGAGGTCCGCGGCGGTGACGGCGTCCTTCTCCGCCATCGCCTTCTCCGCCATCTTCCGCGTGACGATGTCCAGCATCCGCTCGCCGGAGGCCCAGTCCTCGCGGGCGATGTAGACGTCCGCCAGCGGGCGCGCGGCCTCCAGGCTGTCCGGAATGTGCTTGAGGGCCTCCTGCCAGTAGCCGGTGGCGGTGTCGCGGTCCTCGCGCGTCTCCGCGTGGTAGCGCGCCACGTCCAGCAGCGCGCGGCCCTTGGCGGCCGGGTCCTCCGTCTGCTCCGCCTCCTGGCGCAGCGTCTGCTCGTAGCCGCTCCAGTCCTTCTCCTGCTCCTGGATGCCCTTGAGGGCGCGGATGCTGGGCAGGTGGCCCGCGTCAATCGCGAGGGCTTGCTGGTAGGCGCTCCGCGCGCTGCCGGAGTCCATCAGCATGTCCTCGTTGATCTTCCCGAGGCGGTAGTACAGCTCCACCGCGTTCGGTGTCTGGCCGGCGAGCTCCGCCTCCTTCGCCAGCATCTCCAGCGCGAAGGGCCAGTTGCCGCTGCGCTCGTACAGGTTGCCCAGCGCGTGCAGCGCCGGACGGCACGCGGGGTCAGCCGCGAGCGCCGCGTGGTAGCTGTTCACGGCCTTGTCGAGCGCCTTGAGCTGCTGGTACTGGACGTTGCCGATGTCCACGTAGAGTTCGGCCTGCTCCTGCACGCTGGTGGCCAGCGAGAGCTGCCGCTCGTACGCGGAGATGAGGTCCTCCCAGCGGCCCTGCGTCCGGCGCAGGCGGATGAGTGCCTTGATGGCCTGGACGTTCTGCGGGTCGATGGAGAGCACCCCCTCCACGCAGACGTCCGCGTTGGCCGGGTTCTGGTACTTGTCCTCCCAGATGGTGGCGCTGCGGAAGAGGACGCGGACCTTCTCGCGCCAGTCCTCGCTCAGCTCCAGCATCCTCTCGTAGACGGCGAGCAGGTCCGCCGGCTGGTCCAGCTTCGTGTGCAGTTGCTCCAGGGCCTCCAGCGCGGTGCGGTTGACGGGGTCCAGCTCCAGCGCCTGCCGGTAGGCGGACACCGCGGCCTCGTCGTCCCCGAGGTCTCGCTCGTAGACGCCGGCCACCTCCACCTGGATGCGGGCCCGCTCCTCGGCCGTGTCGGCCAGGTCTCGCGCACGCAGCAGCGAGGACGCCACGTCCGGCCAGGAGCGCTGCCGCCGGTACAGCGTGGTGAGCACGCCCAGCGTCTCCGCGTCCGGCTCCAGCTCCAGCGCGCGCAGCAGGGCGCTCGCGGCCTCCGCCGGGTCCTCCAGCTTCTCGTCCCAGACGCGGGCAATCTCCTTGAGGATGCCCTTGCGCTGCTCAATCGAGCCGGCGGCCTCCAGCTTCTGCTCCAGCGCGACGACGTACTCCTTGTCGCGCCCGCGCCGCTGGAACACCGCGGCCAGCCCGTCCAGCGCGGTGGCGTTGGTCGGGTCGAACTCGAGAATCTTCCGAAACGCGCCCTCCGCGGCCTGCGGGTCGTCCAGCCGCGTGTCGTGCACGCGCGCCAGCGTGGCGTAGAGGCGCTCGGCCAGCGCGCCACGAGGCAGCTCGTCCGCCACCTCCTCGTAGACCGCGGCCAGCTCCTCGTGGCTGCCCGTCTCGTCCGCCAGCCGCTCCACCTCCTCGCGGAGCGTGTCGTCCGAGGCGTCCAGCTGCAGCGCGCGGCACAGCGCGAGGAAGGCCACGTCCTTCTGGCCCAGCCGCTCCTCCTGCACCCGCGCCAGCTCGCGCAGCGAGGCCAGCTTCTCCTCGTCGGTGACGAGGTTGGGCATGTAGCGGTCCATCACCGTGGCGTACGCGCGCCAGTCGTTGTGCGTCTTGTACAGCCCGCGCACGCGCTCGTAGGAGGTGCGGTTGGCCGGGTCCAGCTCCAGCACCTTCTCCAGCGCGCCCGCGGCCTGCTCGGGCTTGCCGCCCTGCCCTTCCCACAGGTCCGCCACCGCGAAGTACGCGGCCACCGCGCGCTCACGCTCCTCGGCCGCCAGGTGCACCTGCACCTTGAGCTCCAGCGCGCGCACCGCGTCGTTCCAGGCGCGCAGGGACTCGAAGAGCGCATACACGCGCTCCAGGTCCGGCACGTGGTGCGGCTCCACCTCCAGCGCGCGGCGTGCCGCGTCCAGCGCCTCCTCGCGGCGGCCCATGCCGGCCAGCACCTCGGCCAGCCGCAGGCGCAGCGCCTTCACGCCCTCGCTGTTCTCCTGCAGGGGCACGAGCCGGCGCAGCACGCCCACCAGCTCCTCGCGCTGGCCCGTCTCGTCATACAGCTCGCGCAGCGTGTCCAGCACGCCGCGGTGGCGAGGGTCCCTGTCCAGCGCGGCCTTGAAGTACGGCACCGCGTCTTCCGGCTGCTTCAGCAGGCGGTACACCACCCGGCCCAGCCGCTCGTTGAGGCGCACCACCTCGCGCGGGTCCAGCGTCACGGCCAGCCGGCCCTCCAGCAGCTCGCGAAGGTCCTGCGGACGGTCGGCGCGCTCGTACAGCGACTCCAGCGCGGAGAAGGCCTGCTCGTTGCGCGAGTTCTTCGCCAGCAGCTCGCGGTACAGGTCGATGGAGCGGCCCAGGTCCGACAGGCCCTCGGAGGACACCTGCGCCATCTTCCCCAGCACGCGGTCGCGCTCGGCGCCCACCACCTTGTCCGCCTGCAGCTTCAGGATGGCGTAGAGCTTCTCGGACGCGCCGGCGCTCTCGTAGATGCCCTCCAGCAGCCTCGCGGACGCCAGGTGCGCCGGCTCCTGCTTGAGGATGGCCTCGTACGCCCCGGCCGCGCGGTCCGGACTGTCCAGCCGCTCCTGGTAGAGCTGCCCCAGGCGGAAGAGGTAGCCCAGCCGGTCCGCGGGCTCGGTGGCCCCCGTCACCAGCGCCTCGAGGATGCCGGCCAGCTCCGGCCACGCCTCCAGGTGGAGGTACAGCCTGTCCAGCGCCACCAGCGCCTTGTCCTGCAC from Pyxidicoccus trucidator harbors:
- a CDS encoding toxin-antitoxin system YwqK family antitoxin, with translation MLSTKLIRMLTLGLALAAPAAMAGDTASKLNCPAGTAQAGTKDEGFTCVKANAKAGTQLAHGAYVEYHPNGKLATQGQFSDGLKVGVWTFYDESGNKRSTAEFKSGGWDGQRVMYFPSGKPRLIEEYQNGRKNGLVKELAEDGRVVSQVRYENNRAVANE
- the gltJ gene encoding adventurous gliding motility protein GltJ, with the protein product MRFVCDSCRAQYMISDDKVGPKGVKVRCKKCGHTITVRPAGASAAKDSAPESATSSPPTQNGAGKEAESSAATMPASLGTPPEGGLFTDWEEDEIGAVFDQVLSSGTHKIPAGEAAGEAAARDATTESVRKLAEAEAEPAKEDAKSNAAAHEWYVAIDEKQVGPFTVEKVKDLWDRGEVGPDSLCWRSGFSDWIPLSETSELASVLAPRPSKPVIVAPEPVSGSSPTVSSGPVQSAFSAGKASRADGVLAASSEEPVGWKPSAASVLASLVKEENDALAKPPPTPAPPLGREPVSQSRLLDVPMPPPEPVSSPSLRGADAMGAQMSPGAGPMPYGQQQAPYGQQPMQQQHYAQPAPYAQQPMAAQYPQQGYSPAYPPPGGAQGGGKNKMGALVGALVGLLIVAGGAVVFFMNNGNRTEVPAGTPVAAAQPTPATANPSLPPMPPPPAGVAQAAPAAATPAPATPAPAPVAGGTVAVAPATGTAAPTGTVPAAAPAVVAAAPAAATPPPAAAPVAATPPAETVVAKAERVGTARKPSTSTASARREEPEERQPTRAERPSSSSDGDDDFDELFGTKKSKPEPKQPEARPTAYVPPEPGGSTPERLQTSDVMAVVLANKPAIIKCVNEQKKKDPALSGKLVMRWSIQTSGKTTAVSCRTDEFRSTYMASCISGLIKSWTFPRHKKQGDPIDFPFTF